One window of Choristoneura fumiferana chromosome 13, NRCan_CFum_1, whole genome shotgun sequence genomic DNA carries:
- the LOC141433931 gene encoding uncharacterized protein — MGFCFKKNVEERTILMEKNDIAAARHKYIRKITEYRNMPSEERKPIVYLDETYIHVNYKPKKSWQGPSTSKMVTNISKGKRFIIVHAGTESGFVNNALLIFSSKSKSADYHDDMNAANFSKWVQDKLLPNLDTPSIIVMDNASYHTIQINKAPNTSSRKQAIRDWLTSNNFPWEETFTRAELLTLVKRNKPDPIYYIDELLKANGHEVLRLPPYHCHLNTIELIRSIAKRKVGSVNVKGSARDMEAKVEQAFASVSPDDWHKCAEHVKKLESEHRQQDGLLDDLIPFVINVQSDDYTDSEESREAEVEREEESEGIQVQEEVYEGVEFLDSDMSFSE; from the coding sequence ATGGGATTTTGTTTCAAGAAAAATGTTGAAGAGAGAACCATATTAatggaaaaaaatgatattgctGCAGCAAGACACAAATACATTAGAAAAATTACAGAGTATAGAAATATGCCTTCAGAGGAAAGAAAACCGATTGTATATTTAGATGAGACCTATATTCATGTTAACtacaaaccaaaaaaaagttggcaggGTCCGTCAACTTCTAAAATGGTCACTAATATATCAAAAGGCAAACGGTTCATAATTGTACATGCAGGCACTGAATCAGGATTTGTAAATAATGCCCTTTTAATATTTAGCAGCAAATCAAAGTCAGCCGATTATCATGATGACATGAATGCTGCCAATTTCTCAAAGTGGGTTCAAGATAAGCTGCTGCCTAATTTGGATACACCAAGCATTATAGTTATGGACAACGCAAGTTACCACACAATTCAGATTAATAAGGCACCGAATACCAGTTCAAGGAAACAAGCAATCCGTGATTGGCTTACCTCAAATAACTTTCCTTGGGAAGAAACATTCACCAGGGCTGAACTTTTAACTTTGGTAAAACGCAACAAACCCGACCCAATATATTATATTGATGAGCTGTTAAAAGCAAATGGGCATGAAGTATTGCGGTTACCCCCATACCATTGCCACTTGAATACTATTGAACTAATACGGAGTATTGCAAAGCGAAAAGTAGGCAGCGTAAATGTAAAAGGTTCAGCTCGAGATATGGAGGCAAAAGTAGAGCAAGCATTTGCATCTGTTAGTCCGGATGACTGGCATAAGTGTGCCgaacatgtaaaaaaattagaatctGAACACAGGCAACAAGATGGGTTATTGGATGATCTGATACCATTTGTTATAAATGTGCAAAGTGATGATTACACTGACAGTGAGGAGAGTAGGGAAGCAGAGGTTGAAAGAGAAGAAGAGTCCGAAGGAATTCAGGTACAGGAAGAAGTGTATGAGGGAGTGGAATTTTTAGACTCTGATATGTCATTTagtgaataa
- the LOC141434462 gene encoding uncharacterized protein produces the protein MVKTIKSGVRELIFKMITHFQNVKEEMESVREQKEQCLHKIVTSTRELSEAVQTTIKNSVDKLKQMDKLDVGAEATYIQKISSMTGISLRTIRQIKHEGNTNSGIWVGNSWQETQVPCHEKKY, from the exons AtggttaaaacaattaaaagtgGAGTTCGAGAACTTATATTCAAGATGATTACtcatttccaaaatgtaaaagaAGAAATGGAGTCCGTCCGTGAGCAAAAAGAGCAATGCTTACATAAAATTGTAACCTCTACGA GGGAATTATCTGAAGCTGTTCagacaacaataaaaaattctgtTGACAAACTCAAACAAATGGACAAATTGGACGTCGGCGCAGAGGCGACATATATTCAAAAAATTAGTTCAATGACTG GTATTAGCTTAAGAACAATTCGCCAAATCAAGCACGAAGGTAATACAAATTCAGGCATATGGGTGGGTAACTCCTGGCAAGAAACGCAAGTGCCGTGCCACGAAAAGAAATATTGA